A genomic stretch from Thermomonospora umbrina includes:
- the rocD gene encoding ornithine--oxo-acid transaminase, producing MTLTQQLRALSEEHSAHNYHPLPIVITEAEGAWVTDAEGRRYLDMLAAYSAVNFGHRNPRLVEAARRQLERVTLVSRAFDHDQFGPFVAELAELAGKDMVLPMNSGAEAVETALKTARKWGYEVKGVPADQANIITFEGNFHGRTTTIVGFSTDPDARNSYGPFTPGFRTVPYGDVEALRAAMDDSTVGVLIEPIQGEAGVNVPPSGFLRAVRDLCTDANALMIADEIQSGLGRTGTTFAVEHEGVVPDVYILGKALGGGILPVSAVVADNDVLGVFKPGQHGSTFGGNPLACAVGREVVAMLRTGEFQERSRTLGAHMHARLGALPTDVVREVRGRGLWAGVELNGKARPVSERLMELGVLAKETHETTIRLAPPLVIGQDDLDWSLDQLEIALAG from the coding sequence GTGACGCTCACCCAGCAGTTGCGCGCCCTGTCCGAAGAGCACAGCGCCCACAACTACCACCCGCTCCCGATCGTGATCACCGAGGCCGAGGGGGCCTGGGTCACCGACGCCGAGGGCCGGCGCTACCTGGACATGCTCGCGGCGTACTCGGCGGTCAACTTCGGGCACCGCAACCCCCGGCTGGTGGAGGCCGCGCGCCGCCAGTTGGAGCGGGTGACGCTGGTCAGCCGGGCCTTCGACCACGACCAGTTCGGCCCGTTCGTCGCCGAGCTGGCCGAACTGGCGGGCAAGGACATGGTGCTGCCGATGAACAGCGGCGCCGAGGCGGTGGAGACCGCGCTCAAGACCGCCCGCAAGTGGGGGTACGAGGTCAAGGGCGTGCCCGCCGACCAGGCCAACATCATCACGTTCGAGGGCAACTTCCACGGCCGGACGACCACGATCGTCGGCTTCTCCACCGACCCGGACGCCCGGAACTCCTACGGCCCGTTCACCCCCGGGTTCCGCACCGTGCCGTACGGGGACGTCGAGGCGCTGCGGGCGGCGATGGACGACTCCACCGTCGGGGTCCTGATCGAGCCGATCCAGGGCGAGGCCGGGGTCAACGTGCCGCCCAGCGGCTTCCTGCGGGCCGTGCGGGACCTGTGCACCGACGCGAACGCCCTGATGATCGCGGACGAGATCCAGTCCGGGCTGGGCCGGACCGGCACCACGTTCGCGGTCGAGCACGAGGGTGTCGTGCCCGACGTCTACATCCTGGGCAAGGCCCTGGGCGGCGGCATCCTGCCGGTGTCCGCGGTGGTCGCCGACAACGACGTGCTCGGCGTGTTCAAGCCGGGCCAGCACGGCTCCACGTTCGGCGGCAACCCGCTGGCCTGCGCGGTCGGCCGCGAGGTGGTCGCGATGCTGCGCACCGGCGAGTTCCAGGAGCGGTCCCGCACCCTGGGCGCCCACATGCACGCACGCCTGGGCGCGCTGCCGACCGACGTCGTCCGCGAGGTCCGCGGACGCGGGCTGTGGGCCGGCGTCGAGCTGAACGGCAAGGCGCGCCCGGTCAGCGAGAGGCTGATGGAGCTGGGCGTCCTGGCCAAGGAGACCCACGAGACCACGATCCGCCTGGCGCCGCCGCTGGTGATCGGCCAGGACGACCTCGACTGGTCCCTGGACCAGTTGGAGATCGCTCTTGCTGGTTAA
- the rraA gene encoding ribonuclease E activity regulator RraA has translation MEFATADLIDDFDAELASCETQFRQYGARAVFAGPIATIRCHRDNALVKKVLNGPGEGRVLVVDGGGSLASALMGDLIAAAAVEQGWAGVVINGAVRDVATLRTLDLGIKALGSNPRKSAKAGDGDTDVPVTFGGVDFAPGAWLYSDEDGIVVASRRLH, from the coding sequence ATGGAGTTCGCGACCGCAGACCTGATCGACGACTTCGACGCGGAACTGGCGAGCTGCGAGACGCAGTTCCGCCAGTACGGGGCCCGTGCCGTGTTCGCCGGTCCGATCGCCACCATCCGCTGCCACCGCGACAACGCGCTGGTCAAGAAGGTGCTGAACGGCCCCGGCGAGGGTCGCGTCCTGGTCGTGGACGGCGGCGGCTCCCTGGCCTCGGCCCTGATGGGTGACCTGATCGCCGCGGCGGCCGTCGAGCAGGGCTGGGCCGGCGTCGTCATCAACGGCGCGGTCCGCGACGTCGCCACCCTGCGGACCCTCGACCTCGGCATCAAGGCCCTCGGCTCGAACCCCCGCAAGAGCGCCAAGGCCGGCGACGGCGACACCGACGTGCCCGTCACGTTCGGCGGTGTCGACTTCGCCCCGGGGGCCTGGCTCTACAGCGACGAGGACGGCATCGTCGTGGCCTCCCGCCGGCTCCACTGA
- a CDS encoding Lrp/AsnC family transcriptional regulator, producing the protein MRLDDLDRRIVAMLLENARASFAQIGDVIGLSAPAVKRRVDRLREEGVITGFAAVVDPATLGWSTEAFIEIFYNGARSPEETYESVRKHPEVIAAYTVTGAADALIHLRARDISHLEETLERLRREPNIAQTKTSIVLSRLIGRPTGGPDA; encoded by the coding sequence TTGCGTCTTGATGACCTGGACCGCCGAATCGTTGCGATGCTGCTGGAGAACGCCCGGGCGTCGTTCGCCCAGATCGGCGACGTGATCGGCCTGTCCGCGCCGGCGGTCAAACGCCGCGTGGACCGCCTCCGCGAGGAGGGTGTCATCACCGGCTTCGCCGCCGTGGTCGACCCCGCCACCCTGGGCTGGTCCACCGAGGCGTTCATCGAGATCTTCTACAACGGCGCGCGCTCCCCGGAGGAGACGTACGAGAGCGTCCGCAAGCATCCCGAGGTGATCGCCGCCTACACCGTCACCGGCGCGGCCGACGCCCTCATCCATCTCCGCGCCCGCGACATCAGCCACCTCGAGGAGACCCTCGAACGGCTCCGCCGCGAGCCCAACATCGCCCAGACCAAGACCTCGATCGTCCTGTCCCGCCTCATCGGCCGCCCCACCGGCGGCCCCGACGCCTGA
- a CDS encoding serine/threonine-protein kinase, giving the protein MPELHSGDPRRLGPYDLLERLGEGGQGVVYLGEDADGGKVAIKLLRADLTEDETARSRFVREVQAAKQVARFCTAQVLEADVAGDRPYIVSEFVPGKSLQKLVTEEGPRAGAALDRLAIGTMTALVAIHQAGIVHRDFKPHNVLMAPDGPRVIDFGIARALDPGSVASTKAIGTPAYMAPEQVMGSALTEAVDVFSWGSTMVFAATGRPPFGQDTIPAVINRLLNEDPDLDGLPDDLRVLIAECLAKEPQDRPTAQTLMMRLIGGGGPAPAGAVPPPPVDGATRLDRTGAADSTRVAGPDGTMALGAVGAAGAGAAADDLPTAVLAEGQQIAGRATGASPVRPGGPHGPSGPVTGTLPGVPGYPDPSGRGGPGRGERRSNGPLIATVVAVAAVLLLIGGLVYASGGGDDPGVTPTDSPSASQSTDDGDDQEPPPDVPEDSGPPQQTTDPDPDPTTPEPSSTPSEEPTNPPEQPTDPPPSTEPPPDGGGGGGGGGGGGGESPPPGGGGGGGGGGEPGTGTGDGGGTGQQDAPAP; this is encoded by the coding sequence ATGCCGGAACTGCATTCGGGAGATCCGCGACGGCTGGGTCCGTACGACCTGCTGGAGCGTCTCGGCGAGGGCGGTCAGGGCGTCGTCTACCTCGGCGAGGACGCCGACGGCGGCAAGGTGGCCATCAAGCTGCTGCGCGCCGACCTGACCGAGGACGAGACCGCCCGCAGCCGCTTCGTGCGCGAGGTCCAGGCCGCCAAGCAGGTCGCCCGGTTCTGCACCGCCCAGGTCCTGGAGGCCGACGTCGCGGGCGACCGGCCGTACATCGTCAGCGAGTTCGTCCCCGGCAAGTCGCTGCAGAAGCTGGTCACCGAGGAGGGCCCGCGCGCCGGCGCGGCGCTGGACCGGCTGGCGATCGGCACCATGACCGCGCTGGTGGCCATCCACCAGGCGGGGATCGTGCACCGCGACTTCAAGCCGCACAACGTGCTGATGGCCCCGGACGGCCCCCGGGTGATCGACTTCGGGATCGCCCGCGCCCTGGATCCCGGCTCCGTGGCCAGCACCAAGGCCATCGGCACCCCCGCGTACATGGCGCCCGAGCAGGTGATGGGCAGCGCGCTGACCGAGGCGGTGGACGTCTTCTCGTGGGGCTCCACGATGGTGTTCGCCGCCACCGGGCGGCCCCCGTTCGGTCAGGACACCATCCCCGCCGTGATCAACCGGCTGCTCAACGAGGACCCGGACCTCGACGGGCTGCCCGACGACCTGCGCGTGCTGATCGCCGAGTGCCTGGCCAAGGAGCCGCAGGACCGGCCCACCGCCCAGACCCTGATGATGCGGCTGATCGGCGGCGGCGGCCCGGCCCCGGCGGGAGCGGTCCCGCCGCCCCCGGTCGACGGCGCGACCCGCCTCGACCGGACGGGCGCGGCCGACTCCACCCGGGTCGCCGGGCCCGACGGCACGATGGCCCTGGGCGCGGTCGGAGCGGCGGGCGCGGGCGCCGCGGCCGACGACCTGCCCACGGCGGTGCTCGCGGAGGGCCAGCAGATCGCCGGCCGCGCCACGGGTGCCTCGCCCGTCCGACCCGGTGGGCCCCATGGGCCGTCCGGGCCCGTCACCGGGACGCTGCCGGGCGTCCCCGGCTATCCCGACCCGTCCGGGCGCGGCGGCCCCGGCCGGGGGGAGCGCCGGTCGAACGGGCCGTTGATCGCCACGGTGGTCGCGGTGGCGGCCGTGCTGCTGCTGATCGGCGGACTGGTGTACGCGTCGGGCGGCGGCGACGATCCCGGCGTCACCCCCACCGACAGTCCGTCGGCGAGTCAGAGCACCGACGACGGGGACGACCAGGAGCCGCCCCCCGACGTTCCGGAGGACTCCGGCCCGCCGCAACAGACCACGGACCCCGACCCGGACCCGACCACACCCGAGCCGAGCTCCACGCCGTCCGAGGAGCCGACGAACCCGCCCGAGCAGCCGACCGACCCGCCGCCCAGCACCGAGCCGCCCCCTGACGGTGGTGGAGGCGGCGGCGGTGGAGGCGGTGGCGGCGGAGAGTCCCCGCCTCCCGGCGGTGGTGGAGGCGGTGGCGGTGGCGGCGAGCCCGGCACCGGCACCGGCGACGGCGGTGGGACCGGGCAGCAGGACGCTCCCGCGCCCTGA
- a CDS encoding DJ-1/PfpI family protein, with amino-acid sequence MTRVVFLLVPRLHLLDLAGPAQVFSTAADLGYGYELSYVAEQEDVPSAPGVPLRAGTARPEVGPGDLVLVPGWRAPTLRRHEGVSAEQARRPAEHHALGGTVASVCAGADALGWAGLLEGRRCTTHHALQEELAVRYPRARVVRDVLYVIDDRVVTSAAIASGIDLALHLVATRRGTGRARRRGSRVRWWCTHAATGRNGRRARCCGIGPT; translated from the coding sequence GTGACGCGCGTCGTCTTCCTGCTCGTGCCGCGACTGCATCTGCTGGACCTGGCGGGGCCCGCTCAGGTGTTCTCGACCGCCGCGGATCTCGGGTACGGGTACGAGTTGAGCTATGTGGCCGAGCAGGAGGACGTTCCTTCCGCTCCAGGGGTGCCGCTGCGGGCCGGGACGGCACGGCCCGAGGTGGGGCCGGGCGACCTCGTTCTGGTGCCGGGGTGGCGGGCCCCGACGTTGCGGCGGCATGAAGGTGTGAGTGCGGAGCAGGCGAGGCGGCCGGCCGAGCACCATGCGCTCGGGGGGACGGTCGCGAGCGTGTGCGCGGGGGCGGACGCGCTCGGGTGGGCCGGGCTGCTCGAGGGGCGGAGGTGCACGACACACCACGCGCTGCAGGAGGAGTTGGCCGTCCGGTACCCGCGGGCGAGGGTCGTACGGGACGTGCTGTACGTGATCGACGATCGGGTGGTGACGTCGGCGGCCATCGCCAGCGGCATCGACCTGGCGCTGCACCTCGTCGCGACGCGACGCGGCACGGGCCGGGCGCGGCGGCGAGGGTCGCGCGTTCGATGGTGGTGTACGCACGCCGCAACGGGGAGGAACGGCAGGCGAGCGCGATGCTGCGGCATCGGGCCCACCTGA
- a CDS encoding cysteine hydrolase family protein, with translation MRRALVVIDVQESFRRQAMWEAVSNPGVVGKVGRLVEHARGGGDLVVWVLHSAPGSGTVFDPERGFVRLMDGLEVREGEPTLVKTAHNAFTTTDLQRLLTARGVREVVVCGIRTEQCVETTARLASDLGYEVTFVTDATATTPIPHRDAPAGRSVAEVLADPRTLGTDAITVRTEYALAGRFAAIRTVDG, from the coding sequence ATGAGGCGAGCGTTGGTCGTGATCGATGTGCAGGAGTCGTTCCGGCGGCAGGCGATGTGGGAGGCGGTGTCGAACCCGGGGGTCGTGGGGAAGGTGGGGCGGCTCGTGGAGCATGCGCGGGGCGGAGGGGATCTGGTGGTGTGGGTGCTGCACTCCGCGCCGGGGTCGGGGACCGTGTTCGATCCGGAGCGGGGGTTCGTTCGGCTGATGGACGGGCTGGAGGTGCGGGAGGGGGAGCCGACGTTGGTGAAGACGGCGCACAACGCGTTCACCACGACGGATCTGCAGCGGCTGTTGACGGCGCGAGGGGTTCGGGAGGTGGTGGTGTGCGGGATCCGGACGGAGCAGTGCGTCGAGACGACGGCGCGGTTGGCGTCGGATCTCGGGTACGAGGTGACGTTCGTGACGGACGCCACGGCGACCACGCCGATCCCGCATCGGGACGCGCCGGCGGGGCGGTCGGTCGCGGAGGTGCTCGCGGATCCGCGGACGCTGGGCACGGACGCGATCACGGTGCGGACCGAGTACGCGTTGGCCGGGAGGTTCGCCGCGATCCGTACCGTGGACGGGTGA
- a CDS encoding helix-turn-helix domain-containing protein yields MLRHRAHLSDVVHRVQDLIDTRFTDRLSPADLSAAGVSERTLTRLFGRATGMTPLRYQQVLRLERAGHLIGQGATVEAAARAVGFQDARMLRRLRARPKDTEDATRLSA; encoded by the coding sequence ATGCTGCGGCATCGGGCCCACCTGAGCGATGTGGTCCATCGGGTGCAGGACCTCATCGACACGCGGTTCACCGACCGGCTGTCACCGGCGGACCTGTCCGCCGCCGGGGTGAGCGAACGGACCCTGACGCGGCTGTTCGGGCGCGCGACGGGGATGACGCCGCTGCGCTACCAGCAGGTGCTGCGGCTGGAGCGGGCCGGCCACCTCATCGGTCAGGGCGCGACCGTGGAGGCGGCCGCTCGCGCGGTCGGATTCCAGGACGCCCGCATGCTCCGCAGGCTGAGGGCCCGCCCCAAGGACACCGAGGACGCGACACGCCTCTCCGCCTGA
- a CDS encoding flavin reductase family protein, whose amino-acid sequence MNSEPLPQIPPSAAVDPRDFRRVAGRFATGVAVVSTVADGVDHAMTVNAFSSVSLEPLLVLFCAEKIARFHAAVLTAGRWAVSVLPESAQDVSQWFATRGRPLGAHLGDWRFERGPMTGAAIFSGALASLECRTHAVHDGGDHSIVVGEVLGAHAPETEDRPLLYYGGRYQRLT is encoded by the coding sequence GTGAACAGTGAGCCACTCCCGCAGATACCGCCGAGCGCCGCGGTGGACCCCCGGGACTTCCGTCGGGTGGCCGGCCGGTTCGCCACCGGCGTGGCGGTCGTCTCCACCGTCGCGGACGGCGTCGACCACGCGATGACGGTCAACGCCTTCAGTTCGGTGTCGTTGGAGCCCCTCCTCGTGCTGTTCTGCGCCGAGAAGATCGCCCGCTTCCACGCCGCCGTGCTGACCGCGGGACGCTGGGCGGTGTCCGTACTGCCCGAGAGCGCCCAGGACGTCTCCCAGTGGTTCGCCACCCGCGGCCGCCCCCTGGGCGCCCATCTCGGCGACTGGCGGTTCGAACGGGGCCCGATGACCGGCGCCGCGATCTTCAGCGGGGCCCTGGCGTCCCTGGAATGCCGCACCCACGCCGTTCACGACGGCGGCGACCACAGCATCGTGGTGGGCGAGGTCCTCGGCGCCCACGCACCGGAGACCGAGGACCGCCCCCTGCTCTACTACGGCGGCCGCTACCAGCGCCTCACCTGA
- a CDS encoding DUF6113 family protein — MDEDEDIRVSPAEDGDESAVPPRAASLPRDDPAEPPDLPDLVDPGVLRDPAEDGAFLAFLTGGAYGTLALLGLVLGVVGSFHFGWRTGSFPLAAVLLVALNFALPWLAGRLMGTKIAAAVPWVTWALVVTLLSTGRSEGDLVVTGDLAGYLFIMGGLVTGGVAVALTRSPSHGSWLLGPGVDRR; from the coding sequence GTGGACGAGGACGAGGACATCCGGGTGTCGCCGGCCGAGGACGGCGACGAATCCGCCGTGCCTCCGCGGGCCGCGTCGCTCCCCCGTGACGATCCCGCGGAGCCGCCGGATCTCCCGGACCTCGTGGATCCCGGGGTCCTCCGCGATCCCGCGGAGGACGGGGCCTTCCTGGCGTTCCTCACCGGCGGGGCCTACGGGACCCTCGCCCTGCTCGGGCTGGTGCTCGGCGTGGTCGGCTCGTTCCACTTCGGCTGGCGGACGGGCTCGTTCCCGCTGGCGGCCGTGCTGCTGGTCGCGCTGAACTTCGCCCTGCCCTGGCTGGCGGGCCGGCTGATGGGTACCAAGATCGCCGCCGCGGTCCCCTGGGTGACGTGGGCGTTGGTGGTGACCCTGCTGTCCACCGGACGCTCGGAGGGCGACCTGGTCGTCACCGGGGACCTGGCCGGCTACCTGTTCATCATGGGCGGCCTGGTCACCGGAGGCGTGGCCGTCGCGCTCACCCGATCGCCGTCGCACGGATCCTGGCTGCTGGGTCCGGGGGTCGACCGCCGCTGA
- a CDS encoding serine/threonine-protein kinase, translating to MPGTEELAELGSGAQGRVVLARHEATGNVVAIKYLNEGLLGDPRALDRMRGEAAALSRISSPHVVRLYGLAESAHGAAMVMEAIPGQSLRTVLDAQSGPLPAEAALTILKGSLLGLAAAHAAGVIHRDYKPGNILVLRDGLSKLVDFGVAGLTGQTGWLGTAGYMAPEQWSGEPISPATDLYAATCVFVECLTGSRPYDGRTVESLRIQHMTSPVPLQMIPEPLRPIVAQGLAKSPAQRLWDAERFAQQLESIAALHFGSDWERHGREKLGIAAAGIAIAAPLAALVGGAFVAPGATVTGAAVGQAAGTQTVVHAGTAGGKGALAKIGGAKGVAAMGTAGAAITASVMFLPSDPGVGGEAQGSLRVHFTRPGVLTGQPYMPAADSPYMRLSIQVSPARVKPGTRMRVTTFFSARTPQGGKYLPGGDLQCFGEDSDRRDVIGSYNFSIGEQSKNSNPRQAVLGLYKTPPAQKDKIPGTGAIRLTTSRRVSAEKQPYVQAECGYLSTWTDVREIVVPSHDTVRPGSYLVSPTIPPQLTVITRRGTAISPASVGAVVEGSLPVMTVLE from the coding sequence GTGCCGGGCACCGAGGAGTTGGCCGAACTCGGCTCGGGAGCCCAGGGCCGTGTGGTGCTGGCGCGGCACGAGGCGACCGGGAACGTTGTCGCGATCAAGTACTTGAACGAGGGACTCCTGGGTGATCCCCGGGCTCTGGACAGGATGCGCGGTGAGGCCGCGGCCCTGTCCAGGATCTCCAGTCCGCACGTCGTGCGTCTGTATGGCCTGGCAGAGTCGGCTCACGGCGCCGCCATGGTCATGGAGGCCATTCCAGGACAGTCCCTGCGGACGGTCTTGGACGCGCAAAGCGGGCCGTTGCCGGCCGAGGCGGCTCTGACGATCCTTAAAGGTTCGTTGCTGGGTCTCGCCGCAGCGCATGCCGCAGGCGTCATCCACCGTGATTACAAGCCGGGCAACATTCTGGTGCTCCGCGATGGGCTCAGTAAGCTCGTCGACTTCGGTGTGGCGGGGCTGACGGGCCAGACGGGCTGGTTGGGAACTGCCGGATACATGGCACCCGAGCAGTGGAGCGGCGAGCCCATCAGTCCGGCCACCGACCTGTATGCCGCGACGTGCGTCTTCGTCGAATGCCTCACCGGATCGCGTCCCTATGACGGCAGGACCGTGGAGAGTCTTCGGATTCAGCACATGACGTCCCCGGTGCCGTTGCAGATGATTCCTGAGCCGCTGCGGCCGATCGTCGCCCAGGGCCTGGCGAAGTCCCCCGCCCAGCGGCTGTGGGACGCCGAACGGTTCGCGCAGCAGCTCGAGTCGATCGCCGCTCTCCACTTCGGTTCTGACTGGGAGCGCCATGGCCGCGAGAAGCTGGGCATCGCCGCCGCCGGCATTGCGATCGCGGCGCCGTTGGCCGCCCTCGTGGGAGGCGCCTTCGTCGCCCCCGGAGCGACGGTCACCGGGGCGGCCGTGGGGCAGGCCGCCGGAACCCAGACCGTCGTTCACGCGGGTACCGCAGGCGGCAAAGGCGCACTCGCCAAGATCGGTGGGGCCAAGGGTGTTGCGGCCATGGGTACCGCAGGGGCAGCGATCACTGCGTCCGTCATGTTCCTGCCGTCCGACCCAGGTGTGGGCGGCGAGGCACAAGGATCACTCCGTGTACATTTCACCCGTCCAGGAGTTCTTACCGGCCAACCGTACATGCCTGCCGCGGACTCCCCGTACATGAGATTGTCCATCCAGGTCAGTCCGGCACGCGTCAAACCGGGAACGCGGATGCGGGTCACCACGTTCTTCTCCGCCAGAACGCCACAGGGCGGCAAATACCTGCCAGGCGGTGATCTTCAGTGTTTCGGCGAGGACTCTGACCGCCGGGACGTGATCGGTTCGTACAACTTCAGCATCGGCGAGCAGAGCAAGAATTCCAATCCTCGACAAGCTGTTCTGGGGCTCTACAAAACGCCACCCGCCCAAAAAGACAAAATTCCCGGGACGGGAGCCATTAGGCTGACGACCTCTCGTCGGGTGAGCGCGGAGAAGCAACCGTACGTTCAGGCCGAATGCGGATACCTGAGCACATGGACCGACGTGAGAGAGATCGTCGTCCCCTCTCACGACACGGTGCGCCCTGGCAGCTACCTCGTCTCGCCGACGATCCCACCACAGCTCACCGTCATAACCAGGCGTGGAACCGCCATCTCCCCGGCCTCCGTGGGAGCGGTCGTCGAGGGGAGTCTCCCTGTGATGACCGTGCTCGAGTAG
- the mshB gene encoding N-acetyl-1-D-myo-inositol-2-amino-2-deoxy-alpha-D-glucopyranoside deacetylase translates to MSDTDRRRVLFVHAHPDDEAIGTGATMAAYAAEGAHVCLVTCTLGEEGEIVPDELRHLASDKEDRLGEFRIGELAEACAALGVTDHRFLGGPGRWRDSGMMGAPTNDDPRCFWRADVDEAAAPLADVIREVRPQVLVTYDEHGHYGHPDHIQAHRVSLRACELAASPAGSVSGHGDPWRVAKFYATATPRTVLARSMALMRESRHPFERVSGIDQLGYGVPDGQVTTVVDARAHLPAKLAALRAHRTQITVAAEDQGPFFALSNNIGQQAFGAEYYTLLDGDRGPATVDGRESGLFSGLPGLE, encoded by the coding sequence ATGAGTGACACGGATCGGCGGCGGGTCCTGTTCGTCCACGCCCACCCGGACGACGAGGCCATCGGCACGGGCGCCACGATGGCCGCGTACGCCGCGGAGGGCGCGCACGTCTGCCTCGTCACCTGCACCCTGGGCGAGGAGGGCGAGATCGTCCCGGACGAGCTGCGGCATCTGGCCTCCGACAAGGAGGACCGGCTCGGCGAGTTCCGGATCGGCGAGCTCGCCGAGGCGTGCGCCGCGCTCGGCGTGACCGACCACCGCTTCCTCGGCGGCCCCGGCCGCTGGCGCGACTCCGGCATGATGGGCGCCCCCACCAACGACGACCCCCGCTGCTTCTGGCGGGCGGACGTGGACGAGGCCGCCGCCCCCCTCGCGGACGTCATCCGCGAAGTGCGCCCGCAGGTGCTCGTCACCTACGACGAGCACGGCCACTACGGCCATCCGGACCACATCCAGGCCCACCGGGTGTCCCTGCGGGCCTGCGAGCTGGCCGCGTCCCCCGCGGGCTCCGTCTCCGGCCACGGCGACCCGTGGCGGGTGGCCAAGTTCTACGCCACCGCGACGCCGCGCACCGTCCTGGCCCGGTCGATGGCGTTGATGCGCGAGTCCCGTCACCCGTTCGAACGGGTCTCCGGCATCGACCAGCTCGGCTACGGCGTCCCGGACGGCCAGGTGACCACCGTGGTGGACGCCCGCGCCCACCTGCCCGCCAAGCTGGCCGCGCTGCGCGCCCACCGCACCCAGATCACGGTCGCCGCCGAGGACCAGGGCCCGTTCTTCGCGCTGTCCAACAACATCGGCCAACAGGCGTTCGGCGCGGAGTACTACACGCTCCTCGACGGCGACCGGGGCCCGGCGACGGTGGACGGCCGCGAGAGCGGCCTCTTCTCGGGCCTCCCCGGGCTGGAGTAG